The DNA window caattttattataatatactttataaatatcaaataatttgtttatataaattaaaattaaacaatagaattattgttttacaacaataatatataaaaaggaaaataaaaagagtaaatcgtatatattatttaaagcGTCTGCTTcgaaaaacaatttttattaatgaaaaaatgaataaaaggatatttattttagttTGTATAGTCTTGTATGCCCTTTTGGCTGTATCAATACATTGCTCCGAACAGAAAGTAAGTTgtcaaaacaaaatataaactagtatataaaaaattatataatagttGTTATTTACATGTTGTGAAGTATATATTAacgcatatatatatattagtatGTTTATTCCCTTGTATGATCGATCTAAGGAATATGGCTTAAGAAGTAGAATTATTCGTGCGATCaagcaaataaaaagaagtaacaaaaaaaatggtataAAGTCCAAACACGAAAcctaattaaataataataataacaacgATTATTACTATAATCGTGATGATTATGACTATGATCGTGATGATTATGACTATGGTCGTGATGATTATGACACCTGTTACGATGACAAAGAAGGTAGAATTGGCGTAGTTAAGGATAAGAGTCGTTGTTGTGGTTGTTGGGGGTGATCGATATGTATGTTGATTAGGAATATGATCAGGCgctccatttttatatttatttgttaatagtttaaatttatggctgattatataaatgttaaaataaatacaatttatttattataaattgttgtagaatatttatatatttacctacatggaaaatattttgactTATTTCATtgttgtatataatttatgaaaaatattccgAAAATAACTAATAATTGAAATACGattgatttatttgtatgcgtataattttatattatgcacgtatgattatattttgtatgcatatttataaaatacataattgTGCATTTTTAATGTACATTTTGTCTTgtaacttatttttatgttttttctattattgataattttataaatatatttgtatcaAGCACAGTGAATTTAATAACTTCCATACTATAAAATTAACCAAAATACGTTATAAATGAACCTATATTACATATGTAACGCAGTAATATTATAAGTTTAAGAAATTGattgtttattttccttatgaaatgtatatattcattaagCATTCTTATCgtagaaaaaaacatatatacacatcTAAAGAATGTGTTTCCACAAATTTACGTAATAATACTTATCCAATTTAAATTACTTCAACATCattttattcaaaaatgATAGTCAATACtaaatttgatttttcgtttttattGTCCTTAAAATTGCCTTACATATAAAGAAACCgcgaataataaatataaatgactat is part of the Plasmodium chabaudi chabaudi strain AS genome assembly, chromosome: 6 genome and encodes:
- a CDS encoding fam-c protein encodes the protein MNKRIFILVCIVLYALLAVSIHCSEQKEYGLRSRIIRAIKQIKRSNKKNGIKSKHET